A single Verrucomicrobiia bacterium DNA region contains:
- a CDS encoding ComEC/Rec2 family competence protein, with translation MKRPLIPVALYYASGLLLAEIVSPPLPLLFGICFLLLLVGWSQRGWRAPLLGLFLIGLGMTNLLRLTTPIAPDDLRQQLTEAPVLATVRGTLSETPNLRLHEHDGKELVRTLVTLRVSALRTNDEWKPAFGQVLVTTQGELTQPLFGGEEVEIYGVLGPPPSAMADGLFNYRTYLARQNIYYQLKTTAADWHGLNPNVTPPLADRFIAWAKNQLAYGLPAPDEPLRLLWAMTLGWKTALTGEVSEPFMKTGTMHIFAISGLHIALIAGILVSLLRGLRVPRGGCGLVVIPLLWFYTAATGWQPSAIRSTLMMTIVVGGWALARPSDLLNSLAAAAFIILLWQPQQLFQASFQLSFFVVLSIALFVPPLQRWLDQRLAYDPLLPPEVIPRWKRTRRWLLRAAAMSFATSLAAWLGALPLTAYYFHIFSPVTLLANLLIVPLSSLALACNLGSLLCGAWWPWLSELFNHAAWFWMLGMIKLRDWATLIPGAYAFVRAPSLFTFIVYYGLLTGFMSGWLWRPGRRQRTLIILGALGLYYGGQWLGERRNFTLTVLPFAGGHAEYFDAAGKSQDWLVDCGNSNSVVYVTRPFLRAQGVTQLPRLLLTHGDLRQVGGTELLLDEFRCREVFVSPLRFRSPIYRRIVADLQSESFHLKTSARGDFLPPWRILHPAPTDSFTQADDGALVRQAEFYGATILLLSDLGRLGQNLLLEREGQQLRSDLLVAGLPEQTEALTDALLDAIQPRVIIVADSDFPATARASLELKARLEPRRVLTLYTRTVGAVTISFRPDGCKLATADGQTFELEKLPAMTPDRPQPRPVTADREW, from the coding sequence ATGAAACGCCCTCTAATCCCGGTGGCGTTGTATTATGCGAGCGGGCTGTTGCTGGCGGAAATCGTCAGCCCGCCCCTGCCGTTGCTGTTCGGGATTTGTTTCCTTCTCCTTCTCGTCGGGTGGAGCCAGCGTGGCTGGCGCGCCCCGCTGCTGGGGCTGTTCCTGATCGGGCTTGGAATGACCAATCTGCTGCGACTCACCACGCCGATAGCACCAGACGATCTACGCCAGCAACTGACCGAGGCCCCGGTGCTCGCCACGGTCCGCGGCACGTTATCGGAAACCCCAAACTTGCGGCTGCATGAACATGACGGAAAAGAACTCGTCCGCACCTTGGTTACGTTGCGAGTTTCGGCACTGCGCACCAACGACGAATGGAAACCGGCTTTCGGACAGGTCCTGGTCACCACGCAAGGTGAATTGACGCAACCGCTTTTCGGCGGCGAGGAAGTCGAAATTTATGGCGTGCTGGGACCGCCGCCCAGCGCGATGGCCGATGGCTTGTTCAATTACCGCACGTACCTCGCGCGGCAGAACATTTACTATCAATTGAAAACCACCGCCGCAGACTGGCACGGATTGAATCCGAATGTCACCCCGCCGTTGGCCGACCGCTTTATTGCCTGGGCCAAAAATCAACTGGCTTATGGGCTGCCCGCGCCCGATGAACCGCTGCGATTGCTCTGGGCCATGACGCTCGGCTGGAAGACGGCGCTCACCGGCGAAGTGAGCGAGCCATTCATGAAAACCGGCACGATGCACATCTTCGCCATTTCCGGACTGCACATCGCGTTGATCGCCGGAATTCTGGTGAGCCTGCTGCGGGGGTTGCGCGTGCCGCGCGGCGGGTGCGGTTTGGTGGTGATTCCCCTGCTCTGGTTTTACACTGCGGCGACGGGCTGGCAACCGTCCGCAATCCGCTCAACGCTCATGATGACCATCGTCGTCGGCGGCTGGGCGTTGGCGCGACCAAGTGATCTGTTGAACTCGTTGGCCGCCGCGGCCTTCATCATCCTGCTCTGGCAGCCGCAACAATTATTTCAAGCCAGCTTCCAGCTTTCCTTTTTCGTGGTTCTCAGCATTGCGTTATTCGTGCCTCCACTACAACGCTGGCTGGATCAACGACTCGCGTACGATCCACTGCTGCCGCCGGAAGTCATTCCCCGCTGGAAACGCACCCGGCGCTGGCTGCTCCGGGCCGCGGCCATGAGCTTTGCGACTTCGCTCGCCGCCTGGCTGGGCGCGCTGCCGTTAACCGCGTATTACTTCCACATTTTCAGTCCCGTGACGCTGCTGGCCAACTTGCTCATCGTGCCGCTGAGCAGTCTGGCGCTGGCGTGCAATTTGGGCAGTCTGCTGTGCGGCGCGTGGTGGCCGTGGCTCAGCGAGTTGTTCAATCACGCGGCGTGGTTCTGGATGCTGGGCATGATTAAACTGCGCGACTGGGCCACGCTCATTCCCGGCGCCTACGCTTTCGTGCGCGCGCCCAGTCTGTTCACGTTCATCGTCTATTATGGTTTGCTTACCGGTTTTATGAGCGGCTGGCTGTGGCGACCCGGACGCCGCCAACGCACTTTGATCATTCTGGGCGCGCTCGGCCTGTATTACGGCGGTCAATGGCTCGGCGAGCGCCGCAACTTCACACTCACCGTCCTGCCGTTCGCGGGCGGTCATGCCGAATACTTCGATGCCGCCGGGAAATCGCAGGATTGGTTGGTGGACTGCGGCAACAGCAATTCCGTCGTGTATGTCACCCGTCCGTTTTTACGCGCCCAAGGCGTCACGCAACTGCCGCGACTCCTGCTCACGCACGGGGACTTGCGACAGGTTGGCGGTACGGAATTGCTGCTCGACGAATTTCGATGCCGTGAAGTTTTCGTCAGTCCGCTCCGGTTTCGCTCGCCGATTTACCGGCGGATTGTGGCGGATTTGCAAAGCGAATCGTTCCATCTGAAAACCAGCGCGCGCGGCGACTTTCTCCCGCCGTGGCGGATTTTACACCCCGCGCCAACGGACAGCTTCACCCAAGCTGATGATGGCGCTCTGGTGCGACAGGCGGAATTTTACGGGGCAACCATCCTGTTGCTCTCGGACCTGGGACGGCTGGGTCAGAATTTGCTGTTGGAACGCGAAGGCCAGCAGCTCCGCTCGGACCTGCTCGTCGCCGGTCTGCCGGAGCAAACCGAAGCGCTGACCGATGCGCTCCTCGACGCCATCCAACCACGCGTGATCATTGTGGCGGATTCAGACTTCCCCGCAACCGCGCGGGCGAGCTTGGAATTGAAAGCGCGTCTTGAACCGCGCCGCGTGCTCACGCTCTACACCCGAACCGTGGGGGCGGTCACAATTTCCTTCCGACCAGACGGTTGCAAACTGGCCACCGCGGACGGCCAAACCTTCGAGTTGGAAAAATTACCGGCGATGACACCAGACCGTCCGCAACCCCGGCCCGTCACGGCGGATCGGGAGTGGTGA
- a CDS encoding transglutaminase-like domain-containing protein, with amino-acid sequence MKRWIGFLSLWLLLVAPVAGEPAAVIRASMLEAQGRFLAASNTLYTAAADSALSAAERRRLAFELDRLERIRKDYPFTQASLFKRLQDAVRDLTESEFETWVAKGWFDARDFDGERRYMSASVSNLFFRHPELNPRRLPLRDTSKHDQASLATCRAIRKAARQEGRPYVLSKRLNAVMTVTVDADAVPDGEVVRAWLPIPREYPFQQGFALLNTSSPVRHLDGADSSIRSVYLEQKAQAGAPTRFSIEYEYKISGVSFDINPERVRRVDALDPALKPFLREELHVAFTPEMRALSKKILGDETNPARQAKRIYDWIAEHIQYSYALEYSTIRNISDYCRDKSYGDCGQEALLFITLCRLNGIPARWQSGWNLFPGVKGIHDWCEMYLAPYGWMPVDPYKGIFAMQYAPTLTPEEKHEVRDFYFGGLDYYRMAANSAHSQVLTPPKQSFRSDTVDFQRGEVEWGTNNLYFDEYSYGLQIREVPTP; translated from the coding sequence GAAACGCTGGATCGGATTTTTGAGTTTATGGCTGCTGCTCGTCGCGCCCGTCGCCGGCGAACCAGCCGCGGTCATTCGCGCCAGCATGTTGGAAGCCCAAGGTCGGTTTCTGGCGGCGTCCAACACGCTTTACACGGCGGCGGCTGATTCCGCGCTGAGCGCGGCGGAGCGGCGGCGGCTGGCGTTTGAACTCGATCGGCTGGAGCGCATCCGCAAGGATTATCCCTTCACTCAGGCCAGCTTGTTCAAACGCTTGCAAGATGCCGTGCGGGATTTGACGGAAAGCGAGTTTGAAACCTGGGTGGCCAAGGGCTGGTTTGATGCGCGCGATTTCGACGGTGAACGGCGTTACATGAGCGCGAGCGTCAGCAATTTGTTCTTTCGTCATCCGGAGTTGAATCCGCGCCGGTTGCCACTTCGAGATACGAGCAAACACGATCAAGCCAGTCTGGCCACCTGTCGCGCGATCCGTAAGGCTGCGCGTCAGGAAGGGCGACCTTATGTGTTGTCCAAGCGGTTGAATGCGGTCATGACCGTGACCGTGGACGCGGACGCGGTGCCGGATGGAGAAGTGGTTCGCGCGTGGTTGCCGATTCCCCGCGAGTACCCGTTTCAACAGGGTTTTGCGTTGCTGAACACCTCCTCGCCGGTGCGACATCTGGATGGTGCGGACAGCTCGATTCGGTCGGTTTATCTGGAACAAAAAGCGCAGGCGGGCGCGCCCACCAGGTTCAGCATCGAATACGAGTATAAAATTTCCGGCGTGTCATTTGACATCAATCCGGAACGGGTGCGCCGCGTGGACGCACTGGACCCCGCCTTGAAACCGTTTTTACGGGAGGAACTGCACGTCGCGTTCACTCCGGAAATGCGCGCGCTGTCGAAGAAAATTCTGGGCGATGAAACCAATCCGGCGCGGCAAGCCAAGCGGATTTACGATTGGATCGCGGAGCACATCCAATACAGCTACGCGTTGGAGTATTCCACGATTCGAAATATCAGCGATTACTGTCGCGACAAAAGTTACGGGGATTGCGGGCAGGAGGCGTTGTTGTTCATCACGCTCTGTCGGCTGAACGGTATTCCGGCGCGCTGGCAATCCGGTTGGAATCTGTTTCCCGGCGTGAAAGGCATTCATGATTGGTGCGAAATGTATCTCGCGCCGTACGGCTGGATGCCGGTGGATCCGTACAAGGGAATTTTCGCCATGCAATACGCGCCGACCTTGACTCCGGAGGAAAAGCATGAGGTGCGGGATTTTTACTTTGGTGGTTTGGATTACTACCGCATGGCGGCGAACAGCGCGCATAGCCAGGTGTTGACGCCGCCCAAGCAATCCTTCCGTTCCGACACCGTGGACTTCCAGCGCGGCGAAGTGGAATGGGGCACGAACAATCTTTACTTCGATGAATACAGTTACGGCTTGCAGATTCGCGAAGTGCCGACGCCGTAA
- a CDS encoding peroxiredoxin, protein MQNQWLQKLRMAGLAVLVSLLVPSSGFAQKQAAKLRAGDVAPPVAGLDQDGQEWKLASAKGEKVVLLYFYPKDDTPGCTQEACGLRDRMGELKTQGVEVVGVSFDDAASHRQFIAKHDLNFRLLADTDGKIADAYGARQPGQSRARRVSFLIGKDGKILHVTDSPSAEVHLREMREATAKLK, encoded by the coding sequence ATGCAAAATCAATGGTTGCAGAAACTCCGAATGGCTGGGCTGGCAGTCTTGGTAAGTCTGCTCGTTCCCAGTTCCGGCTTCGCGCAGAAGCAAGCGGCGAAACTACGTGCTGGCGACGTGGCCCCGCCGGTCGCGGGCCTGGATCAGGATGGTCAGGAATGGAAATTGGCGAGCGCGAAGGGGGAGAAGGTGGTGCTGCTTTATTTCTATCCGAAGGACGACACGCCAGGTTGCACTCAGGAAGCGTGCGGTTTGCGGGATCGCATGGGCGAATTGAAAACGCAGGGGGTGGAAGTGGTCGGCGTGAGCTTTGATGACGCCGCGAGCCACCGCCAATTTATTGCGAAGCATGATTTGAACTTTCGGTTGCTCGCGGATACCGATGGGAAAATTGCCGACGCTTACGGAGCGCGTCAGCCCGGACAATCTCGCGCGCGTCGGGTGAGTTTTCTCATCGGTAAAGATGGTAAAATTTTACACGTTACGGATTCGCCCTCGGCTGAAGTGCATTTGCGGGAAATGCGGGAGGCCACGGCGAAGTTGAAGTGA
- a CDS encoding DUF2314 domain-containing protein, whose amino-acid sequence MKRTAQIAPLMIAVLAVWISGCTHRDKGFVEDSDPEMVSAIAKAQETLPEFWQTFDHRTHGESNFTLIVRITDHGRVEHFNITTFEPHHGSTIVTLSQVPKIVTNVKLGDRIEIPTADITDWSYMRDGKYAGLWTMPPRFKYMPPEQVEAFKQAMVAP is encoded by the coding sequence ATGAAACGCACCGCACAAATCGCTCCGCTGATGATCGCGGTTCTGGCAGTATGGATTTCCGGTTGCACGCACCGGGACAAGGGTTTCGTGGAAGACAGCGATCCCGAGATGGTTTCGGCCATTGCCAAGGCGCAGGAGACGCTGCCAGAGTTTTGGCAAACTTTTGACCATCGAACGCACGGAGAGAGCAACTTTACGCTCATCGTCAGAATCACCGACCACGGCCGCGTCGAACACTTTAACATCACCACTTTCGAGCCGCATCACGGCAGCACGATCGTCACCCTCAGCCAGGTCCCGAAGATTGTGACGAACGTGAAACTTGGCGACCGGATTGAGATTCCAACGGCGGACATTACCGACTGGAGTTACATGCGGGACGGGAAATATGCCGGTCTGTGGACAATGCCACCGCGATTTAAGTATATGCCGCCGGAGCAAGTCGAGGCGTTCAAGCAAGCGATGGTGGCCCCGTGA
- a CDS encoding redox-sensing transcriptional repressor Rex — protein sequence MKKLKRPEIPRKTVYRLSTYLRCLAPLREQAAQTISSEALAKAAGVKPTQLRKDLAYFGTFGTRGLGYDVQDLYQQITNELGASRLRPAILIGLGNLGMALLSYRGFEKEGFEILAAFDIEPGRRRNKEIKRPVYGMDQLAEFVRAREVKMAILTVPAEAAQEVVNQLVRCGVLGILNFSPVVLHVPESVMVNNVNLAIELENLSYFIRE from the coding sequence TTGAAGAAGCTCAAGCGACCAGAAATTCCGCGCAAAACGGTGTACCGCCTGTCCACCTATCTGCGCTGTCTGGCGCCGTTGCGCGAACAAGCGGCGCAGACCATTTCCAGTGAAGCCCTGGCCAAAGCCGCCGGGGTCAAACCCACGCAACTGCGGAAAGACCTCGCCTATTTTGGCACGTTCGGCACGCGCGGTCTCGGCTACGACGTGCAGGATTTGTATCAACAAATCACCAATGAGCTGGGCGCTTCCCGTCTGCGTCCCGCCATCCTGATCGGCCTGGGTAACCTGGGGATGGCGTTGCTTTCCTACCGCGGATTTGAAAAGGAGGGGTTTGAAATCCTGGCGGCCTTCGACATTGAACCCGGTCGGCGGCGAAACAAAGAGATCAAGCGCCCCGTGTATGGGATGGATCAGTTGGCGGAATTTGTCCGCGCCCGTGAAGTGAAGATGGCCATTCTCACCGTGCCCGCGGAGGCCGCTCAGGAGGTGGTGAATCAATTGGTTCGCTGCGGGGTGCTGGGCATCTTAAATTTTTCGCCGGTGGTCCTGCACGTTCCCGAGAGCGTCATGGTCAACAATGTGAACCTGGCCATTGAACTGGAAAACTTGAGCTATTTTATCCGCGAATAA
- a CDS encoding Gfo/Idh/MocA family oxidoreductase gives MARSSVTISRRKFLQRSATTLAAATLPTIIPATALGRGGVLAPSERIGMGFIGLGGQGTGHLLGGAWTYVAGGYVSRGDVQVLAVCDVRAERRESAQLRCNEFYAAQLNQPNYNGVRAYEDFLQVLARPDIDAVLLALPYHWAAPMALLAAQAGKDVYCEKPIAITIDLARQLTQTCRRFGRIYQAGTQQRSEYEGKFRQACELVRNGRIGQLKEVYAYRQPGAFFPTQWTSESSVPVPAGLNWERWLGPLPWRPFGGEAGHALPGVFIGDLNWSPHHYDFIQWVVNPDPLAPVEVEFLPGPATTSAGDFPGGAAGRPEDGQVRYHYANGVVVHSTEYPGETVGNVGGACFVGTQGRLAVDRVSLVTYPERILKTPLQPTDARVEQNRGHSDNFLECVRSRRPTICNPTVAAQSMTSILIGGIAMALRRSVKWDPARGEFSGDAEANRLLAYTPRPPWPF, from the coding sequence ATGGCAAGATCATCAGTCACCATCAGCCGGCGTAAATTTCTGCAACGCAGCGCCACGACTCTGGCTGCGGCCACCTTGCCGACCATCATCCCCGCCACCGCCTTGGGGCGCGGCGGCGTGTTGGCGCCGAGTGAGCGAATCGGCATGGGATTTATTGGCCTGGGCGGGCAGGGGACGGGACATTTGCTTGGCGGCGCGTGGACTTATGTCGCGGGCGGTTACGTTTCGCGCGGTGACGTGCAAGTGCTGGCGGTGTGCGATGTGCGCGCGGAACGGCGTGAATCCGCGCAACTCCGCTGTAACGAGTTTTACGCGGCGCAGCTAAATCAGCCGAACTACAATGGCGTCCGCGCGTACGAAGATTTTCTGCAAGTGTTGGCGCGACCTGACATTGACGCCGTGTTACTGGCGCTGCCGTACCATTGGGCGGCGCCCATGGCGCTCCTGGCCGCGCAAGCGGGGAAGGATGTGTATTGCGAAAAGCCCATCGCCATCACCATTGATCTGGCGCGGCAATTGACACAGACCTGTCGGCGTTTTGGTCGCATCTATCAGGCGGGCACGCAACAACGTTCCGAGTACGAAGGCAAGTTCCGCCAGGCCTGCGAGCTGGTTCGCAACGGTCGCATTGGCCAGCTCAAGGAGGTTTACGCGTATCGCCAGCCGGGCGCGTTTTTTCCGACGCAATGGACTTCCGAATCGAGCGTGCCCGTTCCAGCGGGCTTGAATTGGGAGCGTTGGTTGGGGCCGTTGCCGTGGCGGCCTTTCGGCGGCGAAGCGGGGCACGCGCTCCCCGGTGTTTTTATCGGCGACCTGAATTGGAGTCCGCACCATTACGATTTTATCCAATGGGTCGTGAATCCTGATCCGCTCGCGCCGGTGGAAGTCGAATTTCTACCTGGCCCCGCCACCACGTCCGCCGGTGATTTTCCAGGCGGCGCCGCGGGGCGACCCGAGGACGGTCAGGTGCGTTATCATTACGCAAACGGCGTGGTGGTTCACTCGACGGAATATCCCGGTGAAACGGTGGGCAATGTCGGCGGCGCTTGTTTTGTCGGCACCCAAGGGCGGTTGGCCGTGGATCGGGTCAGCCTGGTGACTTACCCGGAACGGATTCTCAAGACGCCGTTGCAACCAACCGACGCGCGCGTGGAACAAAATCGCGGTCACTCGGATAATTTCCTCGAGTGCGTGCGGTCGCGTCGTCCGACGATCTGCAATCCCACTGTGGCCGCGCAAAGCATGACCTCGATTCTCATCGGCGGGATTGCCATGGCGCTCCGCCGTTCCGTGAAATGGGATCCGGCCCGGGGTGAGTTTTCCGGAGATGCAGAGGCGAATCGTCTGCTGGCTTACACGCCGCGTCCGCCGTGGCCATTTTAA
- a CDS encoding DUF2330 domain-containing protein codes for MVGDIRVRLRYQYPMQTFARWATLTAWLISAATGWADGKVFARPEAQVRVEIPNQQALIYHRDGIECLVIETAFLGAGTNFGWVVPLPAEPKVEAVSESFFPALRAAFQPRLLHYVHHYYLGVLFVCGVAWLAWRSFKDDADWGLDLPLCLLLALGVGFLGKSPLLGGLALVFLLAVRLFTRSSASFTSVVLVAMLLAVWMTATLHLEQFGLVQTLSADSDAAPTAPAGVTVLSVQRAGLFEATTLRGTNPRAVLDWLENNGFAAPPSVASVVQDYVQRGWVFVASKIQRENSTDAVTAAHPLAFTFATDQPIYPLKLTGVDNGNCSIDLYVFGEARAAAPHFRTVRCDRVAKNMPPDAVKRWKSWLRPRDSEVLNHIGPAAVGTLLSATLTPRQMETDAQITWQRFSSRGATVYSRVGAAIVALNVAVPLGTLGWLLVGVSRGGWGVDDKFITRWRGRIILVALIVGLGVFWLLPKVDIILPPMAGG; via the coding sequence ATGGTTGGTGACATCCGGGTGCGGTTGCGCTACCAATACCCCATGCAAACTTTCGCGCGCTGGGCGACACTTACCGCGTGGCTGATTTCGGCGGCGACCGGATGGGCGGATGGCAAAGTGTTCGCCCGACCGGAAGCCCAGGTGCGGGTTGAGATTCCCAACCAGCAGGCGCTCATTTATCACCGTGACGGAATCGAATGTCTGGTGATTGAGACGGCGTTTCTCGGAGCCGGAACGAACTTTGGCTGGGTCGTCCCCTTGCCGGCCGAGCCGAAGGTGGAGGCGGTTTCAGAAAGCTTTTTTCCCGCGTTACGCGCGGCCTTTCAACCGCGCCTGCTCCATTACGTGCATCACTATTACCTTGGCGTGCTGTTTGTCTGCGGAGTCGCCTGGCTGGCCTGGCGGTCGTTCAAGGACGACGCGGATTGGGGGTTGGATTTGCCGTTGTGTCTGCTGTTAGCCCTGGGCGTGGGCTTCCTGGGGAAAAGCCCGCTGTTAGGTGGCCTGGCGCTGGTGTTCCTGCTGGCGGTGCGCCTCTTCACCCGATCCAGCGCGAGCTTCACCAGCGTCGTGTTGGTGGCCATGTTGCTGGCCGTTTGGATGACGGCCACCCTTCACCTGGAGCAATTCGGTCTGGTGCAAACCTTGAGTGCGGACTCGGACGCAGCGCCCACCGCCCCAGCCGGGGTGACGGTTTTATCCGTGCAACGCGCCGGCCTCTTTGAAGCAACCACCCTCCGCGGGACCAACCCCCGCGCGGTGCTGGATTGGTTGGAAAATAATGGATTCGCCGCGCCGCCCTCGGTGGCTTCCGTGGTGCAGGACTACGTGCAACGCGGTTGGGTATTCGTCGCCAGCAAAATCCAGCGCGAGAATTCGACCGACGCGGTGACCGCCGCGCATCCGCTGGCCTTTACGTTCGCCACGGATCAACCCATCTATCCGCTGAAGCTGACGGGCGTGGATAATGGCAACTGCTCGATTGACCTGTATGTCTTCGGCGAGGCGCGTGCCGCCGCTCCGCATTTCCGCACCGTCCGTTGTGATCGCGTGGCGAAAAACATGCCGCCGGATGCGGTGAAGCGCTGGAAATCATGGTTGCGCCCGCGCGATTCCGAGGTGTTGAACCATATTGGCCCGGCTGCCGTTGGCACGCTTTTATCCGCAACGCTGACTCCACGCCAGATGGAGACCGACGCGCAAATCACCTGGCAAAGATTTTCGTCCCGAGGCGCCACCGTTTATAGCCGGGTCGGCGCCGCTATTGTCGCCCTGAATGTAGCCGTGCCGCTGGGAACGCTTGGCTGGTTGCTCGTCGGCGTCAGCCGGGGTGGCTGGGGTGTGGATGATAAATTCATTACCCGGTGGAGGGGGCGAATAATCCTGGTCGCTCTGATCGTGGGTTTGGGAGTTTTCTGGTTGCTGCCCAAAGTGGACATTATCCTCCCACCTATGGCCGGTGGATAG